One Sulfolobales archaeon genomic window, CCCACCGGCTTAGCAGGCCGGCGCCCTACCAGGCTAGGCGACCCCGGCTCTATTATTATATTATTCATGTGGCTTTTTAACTTTCAGATCTGTTCAATACTCTGTCTTGATCCCATTAATACACTATCTCATGGGCACGTCTGGCGCTTCAGTTATAACTCGAAAGCCTCGCCCTTCTAACGCAGGGAAGAGGTCAGCCTCTTCTGGCATCTGTATCCTCCCAAGTGTTTTTTAATACTACCCACCTGCTACAAGTAGGTCTGCAGCCTTCCATACCTTGCTAGCCTGCTTATAACTCTGAGTTTTTAGATTCTCGATATATTATGAGTTATAGATCAATGTAAAGGATCTGGTTTTTAGATAGTCTCACACCCATCCAGCCTTGGTATGTTCCTCTATATGGCTTCCCTATTGATGTAGATATCCGAGGAGTAGAAGTAGTGGAAGAGGTACTCAAAGGCGTAGAGTGAGGGTTATCTTCAGAATTTCAAGATCTTTTTAGTCTTTCTTTCCACCGTATAGCCTCTCCATATACTCCTTCATCATCTTTATAATATCAGTCTTAATCGACGAAACCTCACTATATACTAGATCAACTCTCCTCTCAAGAGATTCGAACCTCCTATTAATAGCCTCAAACCTCTTATCAACATAATCCTTAAGATCATCAATCCTCTTCTCAAGAGATTCGAATCTCTTATCAACATAGCTTTTGAGATCATCGAATCTCTTATCAACATAATCCTTAAGATCGTTTAATCTCTTATCAATAGCCTCAAACCTCTTATCAAAGGCTTCGAATCTCTTATCATTAGATCTCATGATGATATCTAGATATAGTATTACTATCTCTTGATCTGATAGTTTTTTGCCCTCAGCAACCTTCCTAGCAATCCTATTTACAGCCTCCTCAAGAACCCTCGAAAGCATAGCCTCAGCAACAACACCCAACTATATTACCAGATAAGATTAACGAGGAAAACTAATATTCATAACTAAAGCATAGCCCCCAGAGCGGGATGAAAGCATATCTAGAGATCCCAATCTATGAGATCAAGATGCATCATTACAAACAGCAAATTCACAGGGATCGGAATACCTATAGGGATAGATGACTACTATGATCTCTATGAGCAGTTACGAAGGGGAGAACATACTCAATAAGGCTCCGTATTTGCTCGAGGGAGATAGGCTCCCGAAGAGCGAGTGGGAAGGCTAGATAAAAGGTGATGAGGCGAGTGGCGATATCAACTAACACGAACCGCAATAAAGCAGAATCCCTAATACGGTCTTCGCATATCTATTGTTATTTGCTTTTAATTTAGCTAGAAAGCTGATCGTTATATTATTAAGATCTAGCTGCATAGGAAAAGCAATACCTCTACTAGGATATATAGTAAAGGCTGAAAATATCTAGGCCATTCAATATCTGGAAAGCCTTTAAAGATCGCCTGTCTCGGCTTCTTAGGTTTTTCTTTTAATAGAAAGGTACTATCTGCGATCGGAATTGGAGCGATCTGCTTCTGATTCTCATCTTAGATGCCCTTTGATGTTACATCTTCTCTATTTTTATGGTTTCCCTATATATTTTCCTCCTAATTAGCTCTTGGAACTCTTCCGGAGTTAATATCTTTAGGTCTATCGGGGCTTCAGCTGGTAAGCCGTGTTGCTCCGCGATCTTTTTTATAGCGATTATCGTGTCTATGTTCTTTAATGAAGGGTTATCTGTCACTATGACTATATCTATATCGCTAAGTACTGTGAGTCTGTTTTCCGCTGCACCTCCAACAACGTGCACCTCTAGGCAATCTCTATCTAATAGATCCATGCATGCTCTAGCAATAGCTCTAGCAAAGTCCCTCCATCTCCTTAGCAATGAGTATCTCTCTAACGCGAATCTAGCCCATTTCTCGTTCAACATTATTTATCACCTCGAAAGCCTTCCTAGCTATCTCAACACATACTCTTCCCTGTTTCTCACTATATGATATAGCTCTCTTCTAGAATATCCAGAGCATCGCGATTATCAGCTATAAACCTGTTGAGTAGAGAAGCTATGCTATCTCCGCCAGCATCCATAAACAGGTTTCTAAG contains:
- a CDS encoding nucleotidyltransferase domain-containing protein, translated to MLNEKWARFALERYSLLRRWRDFARAIARACMDLLDRDCLEVHVVGGAAENRLTVLSDIDIVIVTDNPSLKNIDTIIAIKKIAEQHGLPAEAPIDLKILTPEEFQELIRRKIYRETIKIEKM